A DNA window from Niabella yanshanensis contains the following coding sequences:
- a CDS encoding N-acetylmuramidase domain-containing protein, with the protein MAIIKTIVEVEGRHSGFLSTYEPLLWFHKDVFSRRTQGVYDRIAPDISNPEPGEFGPVSIQHDRLHKAAWLDRNAALMSASWGKFQLMGYNYALAGYYSLQDFVSAMYKSEGEHLLAFIQYLTNLSLDEDLRNKDWETFAFKYKNLQDRAAYTRELTLVYQKYADTGA; encoded by the coding sequence ATGGCAATCATAAAGACTATCGTTGAAGTAGAAGGTCGCCACAGTGGTTTTTTATCAACTTACGAACCTTTGCTTTGGTTTCATAAGGATGTTTTTTCGCGCCGGACTCAGGGAGTATATGACAGGATCGCGCCGGATATCTCAAATCCGGAACCGGGTGAATTCGGGCCTGTATCGATTCAACATGACCGACTGCACAAAGCAGCCTGGCTGGACCGGAACGCAGCACTGATGTCTGCCAGCTGGGGCAAATTTCAGCTGATGGGATATAATTATGCGCTGGCGGGATATTACTCATTACAGGATTTTGTCAGCGCTATGTATAAAAGCGAGGGAGAACACCTGTTGGCCTTTATTCAGTACCTTACCAATCTTTCGCTTGACGAAGATCTGCGAAACAAAGACTGGGAGACATTTGCTTTTAAATATAAAAATCTTCAAGACAGGGCGGCGTATACTCGCGAGCTTACATTAGTTTATCAGAAATATGCCGACACCGGGGCTTGA
- a CDS encoding AAA domain-containing protein codes for MHAHIQHLIRCINLEEKEQTERYQLSQAHTLRSLKAEGLALHPIAVTRKSFGYADYPEISFRLPYPGTTHLFRDGAAIECFKQGEEPVKGIMMSMEGKTGEFRLFAPDFPDWVEDEGVGIKLAPDTRTNSIMKEALTNLEKNKHLFRLFEELHGEKATAAGIPAFNTRLSFFNKNLNNSQQQAVSAITENQELTIVHGPPGTGKTTTLIEAIQQLVKRGEKVLVSAPSNAAVDNICKGVLEKGIQLLRVGNASKTDEAIFMHTPEGKLSNSKVQKDIRQLKLRAEEFRRMALKYKRNFGKAEREQRSLLFKEVKNIRNEIKQLQHYNEEKLFTEAQVIAGTPIGLHDAGLEKIAFHHLIIDEAGQCIEPLAWCIFPFAPKIVLAGDHLQLPPTVLSSAAVKAGFNRSILEIAIDIIPAVYLLNTQYRMKPVIAGFSSEYFYKGLLLSASHLVNQAPHLTFIDTAGSGFNESKGPDGSSLQNEGELNIAQQLLQNEEVTAEDAAFISPYAGQVLMAKDQLPKTMRISTIDSFQGQEKSVIVLSLVRSNEDCEIGFLKDYRRMNVAITRAKEMLIVIGDSATIGADPFYKSFLQYVEQHGTYRSVWEFDMS; via the coding sequence ATGCATGCTCACATACAACATTTAATCCGTTGCATTAACCTGGAGGAAAAGGAGCAAACCGAACGTTACCAGTTAAGCCAGGCGCATACGTTAAGATCATTAAAAGCAGAAGGCCTGGCCCTACACCCTATTGCTGTAACCCGTAAAAGTTTTGGGTACGCCGATTATCCCGAGATCAGTTTTCGCCTCCCTTATCCCGGCACCACGCATTTGTTTCGCGATGGCGCGGCTATCGAATGTTTTAAACAGGGAGAGGAACCCGTTAAAGGCATCATGATGAGCATGGAAGGCAAGACCGGGGAGTTCAGGCTATTCGCACCCGACTTTCCGGACTGGGTAGAAGATGAAGGCGTGGGTATTAAGCTGGCGCCGGACACCCGTACCAATAGCATTATGAAAGAAGCCTTAACGAATCTTGAAAAGAATAAGCACCTCTTCCGCTTATTCGAAGAACTACATGGAGAGAAGGCCACAGCTGCGGGCATTCCAGCTTTCAATACCAGGCTCTCTTTTTTCAATAAAAACCTGAACAACAGTCAGCAGCAGGCAGTATCGGCTATCACAGAAAACCAGGAACTCACCATTGTACACGGACCTCCCGGCACGGGCAAAACAACCACACTTATAGAAGCTATTCAACAATTGGTTAAGCGTGGGGAAAAAGTGCTGGTTTCTGCTCCAAGCAATGCAGCGGTAGATAATATTTGCAAAGGGGTGCTTGAAAAAGGCATACAATTACTACGAGTGGGCAATGCCAGTAAAACTGATGAAGCCATCTTCATGCACACACCTGAAGGCAAACTCAGCAATAGCAAAGTGCAGAAAGATATCCGCCAGTTAAAACTAAGAGCGGAAGAATTCAGACGGATGGCCTTAAAGTACAAGCGAAATTTCGGTAAAGCCGAAAGAGAGCAGCGAAGCCTGTTATTTAAAGAGGTTAAAAATATCAGAAACGAAATAAAGCAGTTGCAGCATTATAATGAAGAAAAGCTATTTACAGAAGCGCAGGTAATTGCAGGCACACCAATTGGCCTGCACGACGCAGGCCTGGAAAAGATCGCATTCCATCATCTTATTATTGACGAAGCAGGACAGTGCATTGAGCCCCTGGCCTGGTGCATATTTCCTTTTGCACCTAAAATAGTACTGGCCGGAGACCACTTGCAGCTCCCCCCTACTGTTTTAAGCAGCGCTGCCGTGAAGGCCGGATTTAATCGCTCTATCCTGGAAATTGCTATTGATATCATCCCGGCAGTTTACCTGCTAAATACACAATATCGTATGAAGCCGGTAATTGCCGGATTTAGCAGCGAATACTTCTACAAAGGTTTACTCCTATCAGCATCTCACCTGGTCAACCAGGCTCCCCACCTCACTTTTATTGACACAGCAGGCTCTGGCTTTAACGAAAGTAAGGGGCCTGATGGCAGCAGCCTCCAAAATGAAGGCGAGCTGAATATTGCACAGCAACTCCTGCAGAATGAAGAAGTAACTGCTGAAGATGCCGCATTCATTTCGCCTTATGCGGGCCAGGTGCTGATGGCTAAAGACCAGCTTCCCAAAACTATGCGCATCAGCACCATTGACAGCTTCCAGGGGCAGGAAAAATCTGTTATTGTACTGTCACTGGTAAGAAGTAACGAAGATTGCGAGATTGGATTTTTAAAAGATTACAGGCGCATGAATGTTGCGATCACCAGAGCTAAAGAGATGCTTATTGTTATAGGAGACAGCGCTACCATTGGCGCTGATCCGTTCTACAAATCGTTTCTGCAATATGTAGAACAACACGGCACTTATCGTTCAGTATGGGAGTTTGATATGAGCTGA
- a CDS encoding dihydroorotase translates to MNIIIKKAKITDPTSPHNGQIADIHIASGKIVSIGKDIVAKGAKIVDAPGVHVSPGWIDLFADFADPGYEFRETLETGAAAAAAGGYTDVCVVPNTKPAIDQKSVVEYVVQKARQLPVSIHPLGSITRGVEGKDLAEIYDMKLSGAVAFSDGKSSLQSAGILVKALQYVKSFNGALIQVPDDKSISPNGLMHEGITSTRMGLPGRPEIAEEIAVAANVKLAAYAESNLHLTGISTEGSIKLVKEARQKKVAVTCSVTPYNLIFCDEDITTYDSNLKVNPPLRSKKDRKALQKAVAEGFIDCIASHHIPQDKDHKVVEFEYAKNGMISLQASYAAVNTCLPEISQERWVELLAINARRILNIPVPTIAEGNEASLTLFLPKQEWVLELKDIVSKSKNTPLTGHKFTGKPLGIYHKSRLTLNNQL, encoded by the coding sequence ATGAACATTATCATTAAGAAGGCAAAAATTACTGACCCTACATCGCCTCACAACGGTCAAATTGCTGATATACATATTGCCAGCGGCAAAATAGTTTCAATTGGTAAAGATATTGTAGCAAAGGGTGCTAAAATAGTAGACGCTCCGGGTGTGCATGTTTCTCCGGGCTGGATCGATCTGTTTGCAGATTTTGCTGATCCGGGGTATGAGTTCAGGGAAACCCTGGAAACCGGTGCGGCAGCGGCCGCCGCCGGAGGCTATACAGATGTTTGTGTGGTTCCGAACACGAAACCTGCTATTGATCAGAAATCGGTGGTGGAATATGTGGTGCAGAAGGCCAGGCAATTACCCGTAAGTATTCATCCGCTTGGAAGCATTACACGTGGCGTTGAAGGAAAAGATCTTGCCGAAATATATGACATGAAGCTTAGTGGCGCCGTGGCTTTCAGCGATGGTAAATCTTCCCTTCAGTCTGCTGGTATACTCGTAAAAGCCCTTCAGTATGTAAAATCTTTCAACGGTGCATTGATACAGGTACCGGATGATAAAAGCATCAGTCCTAACGGCCTGATGCATGAGGGAATTACTTCTACCCGGATGGGATTGCCGGGGCGCCCTGAGATTGCAGAAGAAATTGCGGTGGCTGCTAATGTGAAACTGGCCGCCTATGCCGAATCTAACCTGCATTTAACGGGTATTAGTACGGAAGGATCCATAAAACTGGTAAAAGAGGCCCGCCAGAAGAAAGTAGCTGTAACCTGTTCGGTAACTCCGTATAACCTTATTTTTTGTGATGAGGATATCACTACCTACGATTCTAACCTGAAGGTCAATCCTCCATTGAGAAGTAAGAAAGACAGAAAGGCTTTGCAGAAAGCCGTTGCAGAAGGTTTCATTGACTGTATCGCTTCACATCATATACCGCAGGATAAAGATCACAAGGTGGTGGAATTTGAATATGCCAAAAATGGTATGATCAGCCTGCAAGCTAGCTATGCAGCTGTAAATACCTGTTTACCGGAGATTTCCCAGGAGCGTTGGGTAGAATTATTGGCTATTAATGCACGCCGTATCTTAAATATACCCGTTCCTACCATTGCTGAAGGTAACGAAGCGTCCCTTACTTTATTTTTGCCTAAGCAGGAATGGGTGCTGGAGTTGAAAGACATTGTTTCCAAAAGCAAGAATACTCCGTTAACCGGGCATAAGTTTACCGGTAAGCCTTTGGGTATTTATCATAAAAGCAGGCTTACATTAAATAATCAATTGTGA